In bacterium, the sequence GGATCTGCCGGTCCACGAAGTTCATCACGTAGACCAGGAAGAGGATGCCGAGCACGTAGTTCGAATACCGGGAATCGAACTCCTCGGGCGCGTCGGGAGCGTCCGAAGGGCGGGGCGAGCCGGCAGAGCGGGCGTCTTCGGGCATCCCGGGCACGGTATCACGGCGCAGGGCCGCCCTCGACCACGAGTTCTCGTTTCGCCTACCGAGAATCGCTACCCCTTCTCGTGCGCCCGGCGACGCGAGAACGCCCCGCCCTGCCCCACGGAGATCCACCATGAGCGCCACGCCCGAAGCCCCCGAGACGGACGACCTCCCCCCGATCGCCGCCGACTTCCGCACGCCCGAGATGGAGCAGGCCGAGAAGGGCGCGAACGTTCCCGACGCCAGCGAACTCGCCCTCGAGGACATCAACCCGTTCAACGCGCACCTCTTCCGTGAAGATCGTTATGCGTCGCACTTCGCGCGCCTGCGCGCCGAGGACCCGGTCCACTTCAACGAGCTCGAAGTCGCCGGCCGCTACTGGTCGATCACGAAGTACGACGACATCAAGGCGATCAGCTCGCAGCCCGAGATCTTCTCCTCCGCCTCGGGCATCAGCCTCGGCTTCAAGGCCGGAACCGAGCAGCAGGGCGGCTTCCCCCAGAGCCAGTCTCCCTTCATCTCACAGGACGGCAAGCAGCACGACGAGCAGCGCGCGACGGTCCAGCCCTCGGTCGCGCCCCGGAACCTCGCGAAGCTCGAGCCGATGATCCGCGAGCGGACCCAGCAGCTGCTCGACGAGCTGCCGGAAGGCGCCACCTTCGACTGGGTCGACACCGTCTCGATCGAGCTGACGACGCTCATGCTCGCGACCCTCTTCGACTTCCCCCTCGAGGACCGCCGCAAGCTCACCCGCTGGAGCGACATCGTCTTCGCGATCCCGGGCCCCGGCGGCGTCGTCGAGACCCAGGAACAGAAGCGGGCCGAGCTGATGGAGTGCGTCCAGTACTTCACCGGCCTCTGGGACGAGCGACGTGGTCGCGAGGGCAACGACCTCGTGACGATGCTCGCGAACGGCGAGTCGACGAAGCACCTCTCGCCGGCCGAGCAGCTCGGAAACCTCCTGCTGCTGATCGTGGGCGGGAACGACACGACCCGGAACACGATGAGCGGAAGCGTCTACGCCTTCGACAAGTACCCGGACGAATTCGCGAAGCTCCAGGCCGATCCCGGGATGGTCAAGAAGATGGTCCCCGAGATCGTGCGCTGGCAGACGCCGCTCTCCTACATGCGCCGCACGGCGCTCGAGGACGTCGAGTTCGGCGGCAAGCAGATCGAGAAGGACGACCAGATCCTGCTCTGGTACATCTCGGGCAACCGCGACGAGAACGTCTTCGAGAAGGGCGAGGTCCTCGACCTGGACCGACCGAACGCCGCGCGCCATCTCTCCTTCGGGTGGGGGCCGCACTTCTGCATGGGCAGCCGCCTGGCCGAGATGCAGCTGCGCGTCCTCTGGGAAGAGGCACTCCCGCGCTTCGAGCGGGTCGAGGTCCAGGAAGAGCCCGAGCGGATCTTTTCCTCGTTCGTCCACGGCTACGCGACGCTGCCGGTCCAGGTTCGCCGCAAGTAGTCGGCCTCGGTCATCCGCCGCCGGCGCGTTCAGCGCAGCTTCGCTGCCCACGCTTGCGCGGGGTCGAGGCTCAGGGCGAATCGCGTCGACCCAGGCCTCCACGGCCGCGACGTCGTACTCTCCCGGTACACTCCCGCCACGCTTCCAGGGCGTTCTCCGGGAGCGGTCCGAGGACTCTTTCGTTGATCAGAGCCATCAGCGGCATCGCCCTGCCCATCGTCGCCTACGTCGTGATCGCCCTCGCCCTGAACGGCGTGGCGGGCGTCATGCAGCCGCCCATGGGAGCGGGCCCGGGCGAAGGCATCCTGACGACCTTCGCCGCGGACGGCGGCGATCCCTACGACCGCCGACTCGAAATCTTCGAGGACGAGGGCGGCCTCTGGGTCGTGTCGGTCCAGCATTTCCGCCAGTGGTACGACCGCCTGGCCGCGAACCCGGCGGTGGTCCTGAACCGGGAGGGCGAGGAGCTCCGCCTGCGGGCGATGCCCGTGGACGACGATGCGCAGCTCGAGCGCATCGCGCAGAGGATGAAGCAGCGCATGGGTGGGACGCGGTACTACCTGATGCAGGCGCTCTGGATGTTCGCGGACTGGAAGCTGGTCCGGCTGGAAGCGGTTCCAGCGACCTCGGATCGCTGAACGTTCGCGCGCACGGCCCTCGACCCCACGCCGAGGAGCTGCCGTAGGGTCCAGCCCGCGCCGGAACGCGAACCCGGCCCGATTCCTCCTTCACCTGCGCAGCCGTATCGCCGATCGAGCG encodes:
- a CDS encoding cytochrome P450; this translates as MSATPEAPETDDLPPIAADFRTPEMEQAEKGANVPDASELALEDINPFNAHLFREDRYASHFARLRAEDPVHFNELEVAGRYWSITKYDDIKAISSQPEIFSSASGISLGFKAGTEQQGGFPQSQSPFISQDGKQHDEQRATVQPSVAPRNLAKLEPMIRERTQQLLDELPEGATFDWVDTVSIELTTLMLATLFDFPLEDRRKLTRWSDIVFAIPGPGGVVETQEQKRAELMECVQYFTGLWDERRGREGNDLVTMLANGESTKHLSPAEQLGNLLLLIVGGNDTTRNTMSGSVYAFDKYPDEFAKLQADPGMVKKMVPEIVRWQTPLSYMRRTALEDVEFGGKQIEKDDQILLWYISGNRDENVFEKGEVLDLDRPNAARHLSFGWGPHFCMGSRLAEMQLRVLWEEALPRFERVEVQEEPERIFSSFVHGYATLPVQVRRK
- a CDS encoding nitroreductase/quinone reductase family protein — protein: MIRAISGIALPIVAYVVIALALNGVAGVMQPPMGAGPGEGILTTFAADGGDPYDRRLEIFEDEGGLWVVSVQHFRQWYDRLAANPAVVLNREGEELRLRAMPVDDDAQLERIAQRMKQRMGGTRYYLMQALWMFADWKLVRLEAVPATSDR